TGCACGAATGGGTATTGCAGCGACCCGCCTGCATGCGTCACGGGGCACGATTGCCGCAGAAATGCAGGTGGTGGAGCGTGTGTGAATGGGTTTTGCGTATCCGCCTTCCCTCGTGATCCTCAATGCAGTGAAATTGCCGAACCGGACGAGTTGCTGGACACGCCACTTGCCGGTCCCGACGCACCTCTCGTGATTGGCAGCATTTATTCGCTGGGTGAATTGAAGGACCGAGTGCTCACGGAATCGGTTCGTCTGGCGGTCGATGAAATCAACGACAAGGGCGGCAAGATGAACCGAGGCAAACGGCTCGGTGTCGTCGTTTGCGACAATGGCGGACCGTCGAACATGGCGCAAGGTGCCGAGCGCCAAGAATTGACGAACAAAGCCGTCGATTACCTTGCAGGCACGCTGGGCGTTCCCTACATCGTGGGCCCCTTGTCCTCCTCCGATTCATTGGTCGTCATTGCGCGCCTCAAGGAAAAAAATTATCCCACGGTCGTGATTTCCGCATCGGCCACGAGTCCGTCGCTCACCGAGGCCGACGATCCGCTTGGTAATGGAAAACCAGGGCTTTTCTGGCGGACGTGCCCGAGCGATGTTTTACAGGGCAAAGTCATGGCCACGACCGTCATTGGCCCTCTCATGAGCGTCAACAAGGTCGCCGTCATTTATAGCAACGACGCGTACGGCCAGGGGTTGTCGAATGTCTTTCGCGACACGTACGGCATCGACAAGTCAGCGATTTTCCCGGTCGATGAAGCGCAATTCGACGATCCTGCCGCCATGTCGAATTTGGCGACGCAAGTGACTGCTTATGCCCCCAATGGCGTCCTGGTCATTACGGTTCGTGCCGGCAATACGGTCAGAGTCGTCGAAACTCTCGCAGCGACGCCTGCGGCTTCCGCTCCGTTCTTTTTCACCGATGGTGCGAAAGATGCCGACGCACTCCTCGATTCCGCGCTTGCGCCCGACGTGAGGACCATCATTCAAGGCGCCACGGGAACCGCTCCTGCCAGCCCCTCGGGCTCCGTGTACGAAACCTTCCTAGCCAATTACAATTCGAAATGGCTGCGTGATGCCTCGGGTTTTTCCTTCACCGCCCAAGCATATGACGCGACCTACGTCGGCGCTTATGGTGTCATTTGGGCTTCGCGGCAAAACGATGATTACGACGGCAATCAAGTCTCCGAGGGAATGCTGAAATTGTCGGCAGGCGCGCCCATCGAAATCAATTTTGGAATGTGGTCCAACGGGAAAACGCAGCTCGGCAATGACGTGTCGATCGACCTGAGGGGAGTATCGGGCGAGCTCAATTTCAATCCCGACACGGGCGAAGCTCCTGGGCAAATCGAAGTGTGGAACATCGTCGGCGGCAAACTCAATACGAAAGACGTCGTCGACCCCTGAATCGATCCATACTGCGTCATGCGCGCCATCGTCATTCGTTCCCCTGGCGGTCCCGAGGTTCTCGAGCTTCGTGACGTTCCGGATCCCAATCCTCCGTTCGGTCATGTTCGCATTCGCGTAGCGTTTGCCGGCGTGAATCGAGCAGACTTGCTCCAGCGAGCTGGGTTTTACCCTGCACCGCCGGGCGTGCCTGCCGACATACCAGGCCTCGAATACGTCGGCACCATCGACGCCGTCGGCGATGGAGTTACGCGTTTTTCTGCAGGCGAACGCGTGTATGGGATCGTCGGCGGCGGCGCGTATGCAGAATATGTCGTCGTGCACGAACGCGAAGTTGCCCGAGCACCCCAATCACTCGGCGACGAGCTTGCCGGCGCCGCGCCGGAAGCGTTTGTCACGGCATACGATGCGCTCGTCGTGCGGGGCCGATTGCAACCAGGCGAGCGCGTGCTCGTTCATGCTGCCGGCAGTGGCGTAGGTACGGCAGGCGTTCAGATCGCCAAAGCCCTCGGGTGTTTCGTCATCGGCACGAGCCGCACCCCGGACAAACTCGAACGGTGCCGCTCGTTTGGCATGGATGAAGGGATTGTCGTGACGAACGCGCAGTTTGCCGATGCGGTCCGCGCGTGCACGAACGGAGGCGGAGTCGACGTGGTGTTGGATCTCGTCGGAGGTCCGTACCTGCCGGAGACCATCAACGCGGCTGCATTACGAGCTCGTATCGTCCTCGTGGGCCTGTCGGCGGGCGCCACTGCCGACATCAATCTCGGTTTGGTCTTGCGCAAGCGCCTCGAGCTCATTGGGACGGTGCTTCGTTCACGTCCTCTCGAAGAAAAAATCGAAGCTGCAACCATGCTCGAACGCAATATCGGGCCGTGGCTCGAACGGGGCGTGGTCAAACCCATTGTCGATCGCGTCTTTCCACTCGCCGATGCTGCCGAAGCGCACCGATACGTCGCGTCGAACGCATCATTTGGTAAGGTGCTGCTCGACGTGCGCGCCGCACGTTCATGATGGATTCGTGCGCAATGCGAATCGCCGATGCGACGAGCCGTTGACGAGCGGGCGCATTCATGTTTGCTTTCAATCATCCTTTCGAAGGAGCCTCGCGTATGCACGTCCGCCACTCGCCTCGAACCTTGCTCGCTGCATTGACCTTGGCATTGTGCGCCCAAGGCTGCACGCTCGAACCACAACCGATTCCTACCGAGCCGCCGTCCGCGGTCGCCGATCCGCTCGCCTATGTCGATCCCCGTATTGGGAGCGGTGGATTTGGATTTGCTCATGGCAGTGCTTTTCCAGGGGCTGCAGCACCGTTTGGTTTGGCCAAGGTGGGTCCGGACACGCGAGGACCCTTCGGCACGATCAACTTTTTGCATTATTCCGGGTATTGGGCCGAAGACGATTACATCCAAGGGTTTTCCCATTTGCATCTCCATGGCACGGGCGCCACCGATTACGGCGTGCTTGGTATCATGCCGCTCGATTCTTTCGACGCCACGCGCACCACGCAAGAAGGGTACGAATCGCATTTCGACAAATCAACCGAGGTTGCGACGCCGGGCTATTATGCAGTGACGCTCGACCGAGGTTCCATTCGGGCGGAGATGACGGCGACAACGCATGGAGCGCATCATCGGCACACGTATCCGCAGGGCACGACCGAAGGCCATGTCGTATTCGACCTGGAGCACCATTTGAATGGCGGTGATATCACGCATGCCGAGTTCACGCTCGATGGTGCAGCGCAGCGAATGACTGGAAAACTGCATCATAATGGAGGCATGTCCGGCGGGTTTGGTGGGTACGATGTATTCTTCGACATCGTGAGCCGCACACCTTGGACCAAGTCACTGGTCTTCTCCGAGGGCGCTGTGCCGGTGGAAGGAATGACGGCAAGCGGCGACAAAGTGGGAGCTGTCCTTTCGTTTGACATCTCGGATGGCGTGCCAATCGAGCTCCAGGTCGGCATTTCTTTTGTATCTGCCGAAAATGCGGCCGAAAATCGACAGACCGAATTGCCGGCGTGGGACTTCGACAAAACGCATGAAGACACGGCAAACGCGTGGCTCGATCTGCTCGATACGATGAAAATATGGGGCGGAACCGAAGCCGAGCGTAGAATGTTTTATTCGTCGCTCTACCGGTCCTTCTTGATGCCCACCGCATCGAGCGACGTCAACGGCGAATATCGATATGGTGGGCAGGTGAAGACGGCACAAGGTTTTACCTTTTTGACCGATCAATCGCTCTGGGATACCTACCGGACGCTCACGCCGCTTTACGCGCTCATAACGCCCGAAGCGTCTCGCAATACCGTGCGTTCGCTTCATGCAATGGCCGAGATCTCCGGGTTCTTCCCGAAGTGGCCCATCGCCACGGGCGAAGCGGGCACGATGCTGGGGGCAAGTGCCGACGTCGTCGTCGCCGACGCATTCATCAAAGGCATTACGGACGTCGATATCGAAGGAGCGTATGCCATTTTGCGCGCGGCGGCGCTCGATGAAGTCGATCCCCCGGGCGGTCGAGGCGGGCGGCAATGGGCAGTCCCGTACAATACATTCGGGTATGTACCGGCCAACATCGGCCGATCCGCATCGCATACGCTCGAATTCGGGCACGACGATCTGGCCCTGGCAAACCTTGCCGAAGCGCTTGGAAAAGCCGACGACGCTGCCACGTTCCGCGCTCATTCGCTCAATCATCGCAACCTCTTCGATCCGGCAACGGGATTCATTCGCGCGCGGGACGAGGCTGGAACGTTCGTAGAAAAACCGTACAACCCTTATGCCATGAGCGATCATTATGCCGAAGCGAATGGTTGGCATAGCCTTTGGGCGCAGCACGACATTCCTGGGATTGCGGAGCTGCTTGGCGGACAAACGGCCTTCGTGGAAAAACTCACGCAGTTCTTCGAAGAGAGCGTGGTCGACATGGCGGAGCGTCCCATCGAAGATCGATTTGCATCGGGAGCACCGCGGAATGCTTATTGGCACAGCAACGAACCATGTATTCATGCCGCTTATGCGTTTGCGCAGGTTGGCCGAGCAGACTTGACGCAAAAATACGCGCGCTGGGCGGCGCTCACGCATTACAATGACACGCCTTCGGGTTTGCCCGGGAACGATGACGGCGGCACGATGTCGGCCTGGTATCTTTTTACAGCGGCAGGGTTTTACCCGATACCAGGAACGACACGGTACATTCTCGGTACGCCCCTTTTCCCGCGCATGGAAATCAAGGTGCAGCAGGGAACGCTGACGATCTTGGCCAACAACGTTTCTGCAAAAAACATCTACGTAAATTCCGTTCGCTGGAACGACGTACCTCTCGACAAACCCGAAATATCGCATGATGAAATCATGCACGGCGGTACCCTCGTCTTCGACATGAGCCCCACGCCGGGATCGTTCGGGGTGACTTCTTTATGAAAGCAGCCGTCTGATGGATCCGCTTGCAATGATATCGCCGCGTCACGTGCTCGCTGCTGCAAAGCGGATCGAGCGCAGTGGACTTGTGCTTCGCACGCCGCTCGAGCGGAGTTTGTCGTTATCGGCGCTGACGTCCGCGGACGTGTTTCACAAGCTGGAGATTTGGCAACCG
Above is a genomic segment from Polyangiaceae bacterium containing:
- a CDS encoding ABC transporter substrate-binding protein; this encodes MLDKPVCPGRSARAERKYAALISLVAVPFFASISSCSLGNIAQEPCSSNDECELTIGPKSQCTNGYCSDPPACVTGHDCRRNAGGGACVNGFCVSAFPRDPQCSEIAEPDELLDTPLAGPDAPLVIGSIYSLGELKDRVLTESVRLAVDEINDKGGKMNRGKRLGVVVCDNGGPSNMAQGAERQELTNKAVDYLAGTLGVPYIVGPLSSSDSLVVIARLKEKNYPTVVISASATSPSLTEADDPLGNGKPGLFWRTCPSDVLQGKVMATTVIGPLMSVNKVAVIYSNDAYGQGLSNVFRDTYGIDKSAIFPVDEAQFDDPAAMSNLATQVTAYAPNGVLVITVRAGNTVRVVETLAATPAASAPFFFTDGAKDADALLDSALAPDVRTIIQGATGTAPASPSGSVYETFLANYNSKWLRDASGFSFTAQAYDATYVGAYGVIWASRQNDDYDGNQVSEGMLKLSAGAPIEINFGMWSNGKTQLGNDVSIDLRGVSGELNFNPDTGEAPGQIEVWNIVGGKLNTKDVVDP
- a CDS encoding GH92 family glycosyl hydrolase; the protein is MHVRHSPRTLLAALTLALCAQGCTLEPQPIPTEPPSAVADPLAYVDPRIGSGGFGFAHGSAFPGAAAPFGLAKVGPDTRGPFGTINFLHYSGYWAEDDYIQGFSHLHLHGTGATDYGVLGIMPLDSFDATRTTQEGYESHFDKSTEVATPGYYAVTLDRGSIRAEMTATTHGAHHRHTYPQGTTEGHVVFDLEHHLNGGDITHAEFTLDGAAQRMTGKLHHNGGMSGGFGGYDVFFDIVSRTPWTKSLVFSEGAVPVEGMTASGDKVGAVLSFDISDGVPIELQVGISFVSAENAAENRQTELPAWDFDKTHEDTANAWLDLLDTMKIWGGTEAERRMFYSSLYRSFLMPTASSDVNGEYRYGGQVKTAQGFTFLTDQSLWDTYRTLTPLYALITPEASRNTVRSLHAMAEISGFFPKWPIATGEAGTMLGASADVVVADAFIKGITDVDIEGAYAILRAAALDEVDPPGGRGGRQWAVPYNTFGYVPANIGRSASHTLEFGHDDLALANLAEALGKADDAATFRAHSLNHRNLFDPATGFIRARDEAGTFVEKPYNPYAMSDHYAEANGWHSLWAQHDIPGIAELLGGQTAFVEKLTQFFEESVVDMAERPIEDRFASGAPRNAYWHSNEPCIHAAYAFAQVGRADLTQKYARWAALTHYNDTPSGLPGNDDGGTMSAWYLFTAAGFYPIPGTTRYILGTPLFPRMEIKVQQGTLTILANNVSAKNIYVNSVRWNDVPLDKPEISHDEIMHGGTLVFDMSPTPGSFGVTSL
- a CDS encoding NAD(P)H-quinone oxidoreductase, whose product is MRAIVIRSPGGPEVLELRDVPDPNPPFGHVRIRVAFAGVNRADLLQRAGFYPAPPGVPADIPGLEYVGTIDAVGDGVTRFSAGERVYGIVGGGAYAEYVVVHEREVARAPQSLGDELAGAAPEAFVTAYDALVVRGRLQPGERVLVHAAGSGVGTAGVQIAKALGCFVIGTSRTPDKLERCRSFGMDEGIVVTNAQFADAVRACTNGGGVDVVLDLVGGPYLPETINAAALRARIVLVGLSAGATADINLGLVLRKRLELIGTVLRSRPLEEKIEAATMLERNIGPWLERGVVKPIVDRVFPLADAAEAHRYVASNASFGKVLLDVRAARS